The following are encoded together in the Dehalococcoidales bacterium genome:
- a CDS encoding pyridoxal phosphate-dependent aminotransferase — MSENIRQSMAEGSWIRRMFEEGAILRERYGAENVFDLSIGNPVVEPPPELHRQLLKLAQNPVPGMHRYMPNAGYPETRTAVAGQFSLETGVRFGADDIIMSCGAAGGCNVFLRTILNPGDEVIVFSPYFLEYLNYIANFSGVPRVLPTDEQFLPRLDVLEEAVGPRTKAIIINSPNNPAGVVYGEDFLRDIGEIIRRKEAEFDTAIYILSDEAYRKLVYDGIQFPFPLQYHPNTISVTSHSKDLALPGERVGYIAVHPDCAHRDDLINGMVFCTRTLGFVNAPALVQHLLPHLQGVTVSVADYQRKRDFLYGNLVEMGYSMAKPQGAFYLFPETPVEDDVAFVKELQELMVLTVPGRGFGGPGHIRISYCVDDRTLEGSLDGFRKVARKHKLC, encoded by the coding sequence ATGTCTGAGAATATCCGCCAGAGCATGGCCGAGGGTTCGTGGATTCGGCGGATGTTCGAGGAAGGGGCCATTCTCAGGGAGCGCTATGGCGCGGAGAATGTCTTTGACCTCTCCATCGGCAACCCGGTGGTGGAACCGCCTCCCGAACTTCACCGCCAACTTCTTAAGTTGGCGCAAAACCCTGTGCCGGGGATGCATCGTTACATGCCCAATGCCGGCTACCCGGAGACCAGGACGGCGGTGGCGGGGCAGTTTTCCCTGGAGACGGGGGTCAGGTTTGGTGCTGACGATATCATTATGAGCTGTGGCGCTGCCGGGGGCTGCAATGTCTTTCTCCGGACGATACTTAACCCCGGCGACGAAGTGATAGTGTTCAGCCCCTATTTTCTGGAATACCTCAACTACATCGCGAACTTCAGCGGGGTGCCCAGGGTTCTGCCTACCGATGAGCAGTTCCTACCCAGGCTTGATGTCCTCGAAGAGGCGGTGGGGCCGAGGACGAAGGCCATAATCATCAACTCCCCCAATAACCCTGCGGGAGTCGTTTACGGCGAGGACTTCCTGAGGGATATTGGTGAGATTATCCGCAGGAAAGAGGCCGAGTTCGACACAGCAATCTACATCCTGAGTGACGAAGCCTATCGGAAGCTGGTCTACGACGGCATCCAGTTCCCGTTTCCGCTCCAGTATCACCCGAATACTATCAGCGTGACATCCCACTCCAAAGACCTGGCATTACCCGGAGAGCGCGTCGGCTACATCGCCGTGCATCCTGACTGCGCCCATCGTGACGACCTTATCAACGGGATGGTCTTCTGCACCAGGACGCTGGGGTTTGTCAATGCCCCGGCCCTGGTACAACACCTGTTGCCCCATCTTCAAGGGGTGACCGTCTCTGTCGCGGACTATCAGCGGAAGCGTGATTTCCTCTATGGGAACCTGGTTGAGATGGGTTACTCCATGGCTAAGCCGCAGGGGGCCTTCTACCTGTTCCCAGAGACCCCGGTGGAAGACGACGTTGCTTTCGTGAAGGAACTTCAAGAACTGATGGTACTTACGGTACCGGGCAGAGGTTTCGGCGGGCCGGGCCATATACGGATATCCTATTGTGTTGATGACCGGACGCTGGAAGGCTCGCTGGACGGCTTTCGCAAGGTTGCCCGGAAGCACAAACTGTGCTAG
- the iorA gene encoding indolepyruvate ferredoxin oxidoreductase subunit alpha, which yields MKRLLSGNEALAWGAYHAGARVATAYPGTPSTEILESIARFDDIYAEWSTNEKVAMEVALGACYAGVRSVVSMKHVGLNVAADPFMAASITGVSGGLVLICADDPGTHSSQSEQDNRHYARLAKVPVLEPSDSQEAYDMMAIAFDISEQFDTLVMVRTTTRISHSKSVVDLSRSRPVPTGEVGFPRNVSKYVMLPVNARFRHPLVEERIVKLAGFAETSPLNRVESGERNLGVITSGVAYQYAREVFPAASFLKLGITHPLPRELIRRFAAQVDRLVVIEELDPFLEENIRSMGVEVSGKDFIPLVGELSSDVVARGAVDAGILTEASVPTEITAVADLPKRPPLLCPGCPHTGMFFVLASMGQRLKPPGSGDKPAKKSNLIITGDIGCYTLATYPPLNAMDTTACMGASIGQALGMEKAGIDTNIVAVIGDSTFLHSGITPLVDAVYNEGKITVVILDNGTTAMTGHQEHPGTGVSAQGKTTAKVELENVVRGVGVSDVQVVNAFDMKDLRAAARSALASPELAVIIVRGACAVGAPRRGEPRVVDAEKCNRCDVCLLIGCPAIQTADDKVYIDATLCVGDICTICQQVCPQKAIAPQTGTAPQTGTVTGETE from the coding sequence ATGAAGAGACTGCTCTCTGGAAATGAAGCCCTTGCCTGGGGAGCCTACCATGCCGGTGCCCGAGTAGCCACTGCCTATCCGGGAACCCCCAGCACTGAAATACTTGAGTCCATTGCCCGCTTTGACGATATTTACGCCGAGTGGTCAACCAATGAGAAGGTCGCCATGGAGGTGGCCCTCGGAGCGTGCTACGCAGGTGTCCGTTCGGTAGTATCCATGAAGCACGTCGGCCTTAACGTAGCTGCCGACCCCTTCATGGCGGCTTCCATTACCGGGGTCAGTGGCGGGCTGGTCCTCATTTGCGCCGATGACCCGGGGACGCACAGTTCCCAGAGTGAACAGGACAACCGCCACTACGCCAGGCTGGCCAAGGTGCCCGTGCTCGAACCGAGCGATAGCCAGGAAGCCTATGACATGATGGCCATCGCTTTCGATATCAGCGAACAGTTCGATACCCTCGTGATGGTACGCACCACCACCCGCATCTCTCACTCCAAGTCCGTGGTGGACCTTAGCCGGAGTAGACCGGTACCGACAGGTGAGGTGGGTTTTCCGCGCAATGTCTCCAAGTACGTAATGCTACCGGTTAATGCTCGCTTCCGTCATCCGCTGGTCGAGGAGCGCATAGTCAAGCTGGCCGGGTTTGCCGAGACCTCTCCCCTGAACCGGGTAGAGTCGGGTGAACGTAACCTCGGTGTTATCACCAGCGGGGTCGCCTACCAATATGCCCGCGAAGTCTTCCCCGCCGCCTCCTTTCTCAAGCTGGGCATAACGCATCCTCTGCCTCGGGAGTTGATACGCCGCTTTGCTGCACAGGTGGACCGACTGGTTGTTATCGAAGAGCTTGACCCGTTCCTGGAGGAGAACATCCGCTCAATGGGCGTGGAAGTCAGTGGAAAGGACTTCATTCCACTGGTGGGAGAGTTGAGTTCGGACGTAGTTGCCAGGGGTGCCGTCGATGCCGGGATTCTTACCGAAGCCTCCGTACCAACCGAGATAACGGCAGTCGCCGACCTTCCGAAAAGGCCTCCGCTTCTCTGCCCCGGCTGTCCGCATACCGGCATGTTTTTCGTACTCGCCAGCATGGGGCAGCGGCTGAAGCCGCCCGGTTCGGGGGATAAACCTGCCAAGAAGTCCAACCTGATTATCACCGGCGACATCGGATGCTACACGCTGGCGACCTACCCACCGCTTAATGCTATGGATACCACGGCCTGCATGGGTGCCAGCATCGGGCAGGCACTGGGCATGGAGAAGGCCGGAATCGATACCAATATAGTGGCCGTCATTGGCGACTCCACCTTCCTGCATTCCGGTATTACGCCGCTGGTGGACGCCGTTTATAACGAAGGCAAGATTACCGTGGTTATCCTGGACAACGGGACCACGGCGATGACGGGGCACCAGGAACATCCCGGTACCGGCGTTTCCGCGCAGGGTAAGACGACCGCTAAAGTGGAACTGGAGAATGTGGTGCGTGGCGTGGGCGTCAGTGATGTTCAGGTGGTTAATGCCTTTGACATGAAGGATCTGCGGGCCGCAGCCAGGAGTGCTCTGGCCAGTCCGGAGCTTGCCGTCATTATCGTACGTGGTGCCTGCGCTGTGGGGGCACCGCGGCGCGGTGAACCCAGGGTGGTCGATGCCGAGAAGTGCAATCGTTGTGATGTGTGTCTCCTGATTGGCTGTCCGGCCATCCAGACCGCAGACGACAAGGTATACATTGATGCCACCCTGTGTGTCGGTGATATTTGCACTATCTGCCAGCAGGTATGCCCACAGAAGGCTATAGCCCCGCAGACGGGGACTGCCCCGCAGACGGGGACTGTGACCGGAGAAACGGAGTGA
- a CDS encoding PaaI family thioesterase — MPTPDRDTSDSVAELKRLEQNEPIASFLGMKLVELTPGYSRVSMKLKPEYQNFNGFVFGGVISAIADQAFAYASNSLSYPSVATQFNIHYINGAGADDELTAECRVVRSGRRVGVSQMTVTNQDGKLIATATGTTIPVNRK; from the coding sequence GTGCCGACACCGGATAGAGATACATCAGACAGCGTTGCTGAGCTAAAACGTCTTGAGCAGAATGAACCGATTGCCTCCTTCCTGGGCATGAAGCTGGTGGAACTGACACCGGGCTACTCCCGGGTAAGCATGAAGCTTAAACCGGAGTATCAGAACTTCAATGGCTTCGTTTTCGGCGGTGTTATCAGCGCGATTGCCGACCAGGCGTTTGCCTACGCCTCCAACAGTCTGTCCTATCCCAGTGTAGCTACTCAGTTCAACATCCATTATATCAACGGAGCCGGGGCTGACGATGAGCTTACTGCCGAGTGCCGGGTAGTGCGCAGCGGACGACGGGTTGGCGTTTCCCAGATGACGGTGACCAACCAGGACGGTAAGCTGATTGCCACTGCCACCGGCACGACTATTCCAGTCAACCGCAAGTGA
- a CDS encoding nitronate monooxygenase: MKTRMTELLGIRHPIMLAGMNWLTQPKIVSAVSNAGGLGNLAISSHTPESLRSDIRAIRDITDGKPFAINQILLSPTAKANLAVVIEEKVPVVNYTLGRPPDIVPLVEAVHNYGGKVMATVALVRHAARAEQLGVDIVNITGHEAAAHGGFATSMVLIPMVASTVKVPVIAAGGFYDGRGLAAALALGASGVTMGTRFAVTQECPLSEHWKQKILQSTEQDTVYMDVGDPAVNARVYRNKQAEDAMKKRFPVVGSITGAVETKRLLGISWWELIRSGLSSRKGEGGVSMWQQLRYAASTARVEKVLFDGDESAGTFDIGQVIGGITDIPGCQELVERIVVEAEKVLEATGEMAQNRLPV; encoded by the coding sequence ATGAAAACCAGGATGACAGAGCTACTTGGGATAAGGCACCCCATCATGCTAGCTGGAATGAACTGGCTTACTCAGCCAAAGATTGTCTCGGCTGTCAGCAATGCTGGCGGTTTGGGCAACCTGGCTATCTCCAGCCACACGCCAGAGAGTCTGCGAAGTGATATCAGGGCAATTAGGGATATCACTGATGGCAAGCCCTTTGCGATTAACCAAATACTCCTGTCTCCCACGGCTAAGGCGAACCTAGCAGTCGTTATAGAAGAGAAGGTTCCTGTCGTCAATTACACGTTGGGAAGACCCCCCGATATTGTCCCTCTGGTCGAAGCAGTCCACAACTACGGCGGCAAAGTCATGGCCACCGTGGCCCTGGTGAGACATGCAGCCCGAGCTGAGCAACTCGGAGTTGACATCGTCAACATTACCGGTCACGAAGCGGCGGCACATGGGGGCTTCGCTACCTCAATGGTACTGATACCCATGGTTGCCAGTACTGTCAAGGTCCCTGTCATTGCGGCCGGTGGTTTCTACGATGGTAGAGGATTGGCAGCAGCCCTAGCCCTGGGAGCTTCGGGAGTGACGATGGGTACCAGGTTTGCCGTAACCCAGGAATGTCCTCTAAGCGAACATTGGAAACAGAAGATTCTGCAGTCCACCGAGCAAGATACGGTATATATGGATGTTGGCGACCCGGCGGTCAATGCCAGGGTGTATCGGAACAAACAGGCTGAAGATGCCATGAAGAAGAGGTTCCCAGTAGTGGGGTCTATCACAGGTGCCGTTGAAACGAAGCGACTACTGGGCATTTCGTGGTGGGAACTCATTCGTAGTGGCCTGAGCTCCAGAAAGGGTGAGGGGGGAGTGAGTATGTGGCAGCAACTCCGCTATGCGGCCAGTACCGCCAGAGTAGAGAAAGTGTTATTCGACGGCGATGAATCGGCTGGTACTTTTGACATAGGTCAGGTTATCGGTGGCATAACTGATATACCTGGTTGTCAGGAGTTGGTTGAGCGGATTGTGGTTGAAGCAGAGAAGGTGCTGGAAGCAACCGGAGAAATGGCACAGAACAGGCTACCCGTCTGA
- a CDS encoding indolepyruvate oxidoreductase subunit beta — protein MNVLDLFVTGVGGQGNILASDIISETALAAGYDVKKTDTLGMAQRNGSVISHVRIARRVYSPLIKQGEVDIMLAFEKLEAARWCNYLRPGAVVIINNHMLPPLAVNLGVEKYPDDENIHDILSQRTDQVYFVEGTTRVTALGNARTLNIFMLGCFSHFAPFEVDAWKESLSQRLPSRLLQINLDAFELGRKEIHDVHV, from the coding sequence GTGAACGTGCTGGACCTGTTTGTGACCGGGGTCGGTGGCCAGGGGAATATCCTGGCGAGTGATATTATCAGTGAGACGGCGCTGGCCGCCGGGTACGATGTCAAGAAGACGGATACGCTGGGCATGGCACAGCGGAACGGCAGCGTTATCAGTCATGTACGTATCGCCCGCCGCGTGTATTCACCCCTGATAAAGCAGGGAGAGGTTGATATCATGCTCGCGTTTGAGAAGTTGGAAGCTGCCAGATGGTGCAACTACCTTCGACCCGGCGCCGTGGTCATCATCAACAACCACATGCTCCCGCCGCTTGCCGTCAACCTGGGGGTTGAAAAATACCCCGATGATGAGAATATCCACGACATCCTGAGCCAGCGCACCGACCAGGTCTACTTCGTGGAAGGGACCACTCGTGTCACCGCGCTGGGTAACGCCAGGACTCTCAATATCTTTATGCTGGGCTGCTTCTCGCACTTCGCTCCTTTCGAGGTGGACGCCTGGAAGGAGAGTCTCTCGCAGCGGCTGCCATCACGGCTGCTCCAGATAAACCTCGATGCCTTCGAACTGGGCAGAAAGGAAATCCATGATGTTCATGTCTGA
- a CDS encoding response regulator transcription factor, which translates to MPGKRVLVVDDDVKTVELVKLYLNRDGYRVLTAYDGVEALRLAREGHPDLIVLDLMLPGIDGLEICRTLRNESDVPIIMLTARTTDEDKLTGLDMGADDYVTKPFSPRELAARIRAILRRLPGERGPSEIKYGKLTLNFLKHEAYLCNRFINLTAVEFKLLGVFAREPGRVFSRAQLIEKALGHDFEGFDRTIDVHILNLRRKLEPDPRHPRYLKTVYGAGYKLSVVNDDI; encoded by the coding sequence ATGCCAGGAAAAAGGGTACTGGTAGTTGATGATGATGTAAAAACGGTAGAGCTGGTCAAGCTGTACCTCAACAGGGACGGCTACCGGGTCCTCACTGCGTATGATGGTGTGGAAGCCCTGCGCCTGGCCAGGGAGGGCCACCCTGACCTCATCGTGCTGGACCTGATGTTGCCCGGCATCGACGGTCTTGAGATATGCCGTACACTGAGGAATGAGTCCGATGTTCCCATAATAATGCTCACTGCCAGGACCACTGATGAAGACAAGCTTACGGGTCTGGACATGGGAGCGGATGATTACGTCACCAAGCCATTCAGCCCCAGGGAACTGGCTGCCAGAATCAGGGCTATCCTCAGGCGCCTCCCCGGAGAGCGTGGCCCCAGCGAAATCAAGTACGGCAAACTCACACTTAACTTCCTCAAGCATGAAGCGTACCTGTGTAACAGATTTATTAATCTGACTGCGGTTGAATTCAAACTGCTTGGAGTCTTCGCCAGGGAACCGGGCAGAGTATTTAGTCGGGCACAACTTATTGAGAAAGCCCTTGGTCATGATTTCGAAGGCTTTGACCGTACCATTGATGTCCACATTCTCAACCTTCGCCGAAAACTTGAGCCAGACCCCAGACACCCCAGGTATTTAAAGACGGTATATGGGGCCGGTTACAAGCTCTCAGTGGTGAATGATGATATATAG
- a CDS encoding protease inhibitor I42 family protein: MKHKIMLIPMILVALLALSSCIVTSSLTNVEISCDEFAENPHSMRNEFQVEIGDKITVKLCSNPTTGFQWDYETTIENVLKEEDHDFEEPKDKGLVGAAGIEVWTFEAVEKGTTEVRMEYSQPWGGGLKAEWTYTVTVTVDQG, from the coding sequence ATGAAACACAAAATCATGCTAATACCTATGATACTAGTCGCCCTGCTAGCACTATCATCATGCATTGTCACGTCAAGTTTAACCAATGTAGAGATTTCGTGTGACGAATTTGCTGAGAATCCTCATAGCATGAGGAACGAATTTCAGGTAGAGATTGGCGATAAAATTACAGTGAAGCTATGCTCAAACCCAACGACAGGTTTTCAATGGGATTATGAAACGACCATAGAAAATGTGTTAAAAGAAGAAGACCATGACTTTGAAGAGCCTAAAGATAAGGGTCTTGTAGGAGCCGCTGGTATAGAAGTTTGGACTTTTGAAGCGGTTGAAAAGGGGACAACTGAAGTGCGAATGGAATACAGCCAGCCGTGGGGAGGTGGCTTGAAGGCAGAATGGACGTACACTGTGACGGTCACGGTTGATCAGGGTTAA